The following proteins are encoded in a genomic region of Gossypium hirsutum isolate 1008001.06 chromosome D05, Gossypium_hirsutum_v2.1, whole genome shotgun sequence:
- the LOC107903679 gene encoding protein SICKLE — MDESEKRKERLKAMRMEAANAEASDSVESSAMPGSLSNPLIETSSSLTAQDDFCRAPRFDYYTDPMAAFSGNKRDYVHNPAPSHPGPRNTGRGLPVHQMQSHFAPDHGVYKQGPYSPRLRSPSLMHQGQSNAWNAPQATERYNFVSDGSPRGMFGGPPQHPGTFHRVWNPSNTSSYGNLPNPGFSPADGRNFNYGAARTQMFGRNPILDQRPGGSPNFSPGRGRGPGYRGSGGPGLGRSAGRGQGFHGRSSASNKMLGPECYFDESMLKDPWQHLKPIPWRRPIPWRRQEAGMDSLGTPGTSNSSGIKRAKVSEASSKQSLAEYLAASFNKAVGGTE; from the exons ATGGATGAATctgagaaaagaaaggaaaggttGAAAGCAATGCGCATGGAAGCTGCTAATGCTGAAGCATCTGATAGTGTTGAGAGTTCTGCAATGCCTGGTTCTCTTTCGAATCCATTGATTGAGACATCGTCGAGTTTGACTGCTCAGGATGATTTTTGTAGAGCTCCGCGTTTTGACTACTATACTGATCCTATGGCAGCATTTTCTGGTAACAAGAGGGACTATGTTCATAATCCTGCACCATCCCATCCTG GACCAAGGAACACTGGTAGGGGTTTGCCTGTCCATCAGATGCAAAGCCATTTTGCACCTGATCATGGTGTATACAAACAAGGTCCATACAGCCCTAGATTAAGAAGTCCATCACTCATGCATCAAGGCCAATCTAATGCTTGGAATGCACCACAGGCCACTGAACGTTATAACTTTGTTTCTGATGGAAGTCCAAGAGGAATGTTTGGTGGTCCTCCCCAGCATCCTGGAACTTTTCATAGGGTCTGGAATCCCTCTAATACATCAAGCTATGGTAATTTACCCAACCCCGGCTTTTCTCCAGCAGATGGCCGTAATTTCAATTATGGAGCAGCCAGGACACAAATGTTTGGTAGAAATCCAATCCTTGATCAAAGACCTGGAGGTAGTCCTAATTTCAGTCCAGGAAGAGGCAGGGGTCCTGGATACCGAGGGAGCGGTGGTCCTGGTTTAGGAAGGAGTGCTGGACGAGGGCAAGGCTTTCATGGTCGTAGCTCAGCATCAAACAAGATGTTAGGGCCAGAGTGTTACTTTGATGAATCCATGTTGAAAGATCCTTGGCAGCATTTAAAACCTATTCCATGGAGAAGACCTATTCCATGGAGAAGACAAGAAGCTGGAATGGATAGTTTGGGTACACCAGGCACTTCGAACTCCAGTGGCATAAAAAGGGCAAAAGTTTCAGAGGCTTCTTCTAAACAAAGTCTTGCTGAATACCTTGCTGCTTCATTCAACAAAGCTGTTGGGGGCACAGAATGA